From Providencia sp. R33, a single genomic window includes:
- the pnp gene encoding polyribonucleotide nucleotidyltransferase, which yields MLNPIVRKFQYGQHTVSIETGMIARQASAAVMVNMDDTAVFVTAVAQKKVKEGQDFFPLTVNYQERTYAAGRIPGSFFRREGRPGEGETLIARLIDRPLRPLFPEGFLNEIQIIATVVSVNPQVNPDIVAMIGASAVLALSGVPFNGPIGAARVGFIDDQYVLNPTADELKKSRLDLVVAGTDNAVLMVESEAELLSEEQMLGAVVFGHDQQQVVIQNINELVKEAGKEKWDWQPEPVNQALHDRVAALAESRMGDAYRITEKQERYAQVDLIKDEVIATLVAEDESIDVSEVSDILANLEKQVVRTRVIRGEPRIDGREKDMVRALDVRTGVLPRTHGSALFTRGETQALVTATLGTERDAQVIDQLMGEYTDRFLFHYNFPPYSVGETGMVGSPKRREIGHGRLAKRGVLAVMPDHADFPYTIRVVSEITESNGSSSMASVCGASLALMDAGVPIKAAVAGIAMGLVKEGDDFVVLSDILGDEDHLGDMDFKVAGSREGISALQMDIKIEGITREIMQVALNQAKGARLHILGTMEQAINGPREEISEFAPRIYTIKINADKIKDVIGKGGSVIRALTEETGTTIEIEDDGTVKIAATDGLKAKEAIRRIEDITAEVEVGRIYPGKVTRIVDFGAFVAIGGGKEGLVHISQIADKRVEKVTDYLQMGQEVPVKVLEIDRQGRIRLSMKEAVAPTEEQGAQPQDSAE from the coding sequence GTGTTAAATCCTATTGTTCGTAAATTCCAGTACGGTCAACATACCGTCTCGATTGAAACAGGCATGATTGCTCGTCAAGCATCAGCCGCAGTTATGGTTAACATGGATGACACCGCAGTATTTGTGACTGCCGTGGCACAGAAAAAAGTTAAAGAAGGCCAAGATTTTTTCCCTTTAACGGTTAACTATCAAGAGCGTACTTACGCTGCAGGCCGTATCCCAGGTAGCTTCTTCCGTCGTGAAGGCCGTCCTGGTGAAGGTGAAACGTTAATCGCTCGTTTGATTGACCGCCCACTGCGCCCTCTGTTCCCAGAAGGTTTCTTGAACGAAATCCAAATTATTGCAACCGTTGTGTCTGTTAACCCACAAGTTAACCCAGATATCGTTGCGATGATCGGTGCATCTGCGGTATTAGCACTGTCTGGTGTTCCATTCAATGGCCCAATTGGTGCTGCGCGTGTTGGTTTTATCGATGACCAATATGTTCTGAACCCAACAGCAGATGAACTGAAAAAAAGCCGCTTAGATTTAGTCGTAGCGGGTACTGATAACGCAGTATTAATGGTTGAGTCTGAAGCTGAACTGTTAAGCGAAGAGCAAATGTTAGGTGCGGTGGTATTTGGCCACGACCAACAACAAGTTGTTATTCAAAACATCAATGAATTAGTTAAAGAAGCTGGCAAAGAGAAATGGGATTGGCAGCCAGAGCCAGTTAACCAAGCTCTGCATGACCGCGTTGCTGCATTAGCAGAAAGCCGCATGGGTGATGCTTACCGTATCACTGAGAAACAAGAACGTTACGCGCAAGTTGATTTAATCAAAGATGAAGTTATCGCAACTTTAGTCGCTGAAGACGAAAGCATTGATGTATCTGAAGTATCAGATATTTTAGCGAACTTAGAAAAACAAGTGGTTCGTACCCGTGTTATCCGTGGTGAGCCGCGTATCGATGGCCGTGAGAAAGACATGGTTCGTGCACTGGACGTTCGTACGGGTGTTTTACCACGTACTCACGGTTCTGCACTGTTTACACGTGGTGAAACTCAGGCACTGGTTACCGCAACTCTGGGTACAGAGCGTGATGCACAGGTTATCGACCAATTAATGGGCGAATACACTGACCGCTTCCTGTTCCACTACAACTTCCCTCCATACTCTGTTGGTGAAACAGGCATGGTAGGTTCACCTAAACGTCGTGAAATCGGTCATGGCCGTTTAGCGAAACGTGGTGTGTTAGCAGTCATGCCAGATCACGCTGATTTCCCATACACTATCCGTGTTGTGTCTGAAATCACTGAATCTAATGGTTCATCATCAATGGCGTCTGTTTGTGGTGCGTCATTAGCACTGATGGATGCAGGTGTACCGATTAAAGCCGCTGTTGCAGGTATTGCAATGGGTCTGGTGAAAGAAGGTGACGATTTCGTTGTTCTGTCTGATATCTTAGGTGACGAAGACCACTTAGGTGATATGGACTTTAAAGTTGCTGGTAGCCGTGAAGGTATCAGTGCACTGCAAATGGACATCAAAATCGAAGGTATCACACGTGAAATCATGCAAGTTGCTTTGAACCAAGCAAAAGGTGCGCGTCTGCACATTCTTGGTACAATGGAACAAGCGATTAATGGCCCACGTGAAGAAATCTCTGAATTTGCACCACGCATTTATACAATCAAAATTAATGCAGACAAAATCAAAGATGTCATCGGTAAAGGTGGTTCAGTGATCCGTGCGTTAACGGAAGAAACTGGCACAACGATTGAAATCGAAGATGATGGTACTGTGAAGATTGCAGCAACTGATGGCCTGAAAGCGAAAGAAGCAATTCGTCGTATTGAAGACATCACCGCTGAAGTTGAAGTCGGTCGTATTTACCCAGGTAAAGTGACGCGTATCGTTGATTTCGGTGCATTTGTTGCAATCGGTGGCGGTAAAGAAGGTCTGGTACACATTTCTCAAATCGCGGATAAACGTGTAGAGAAAGTGACTGACTACCTGCAAATGGGTCAAGAAGTTCCTGTTAAGGTATTAGAAATCGACCGTCAAGGCCGTATTCGCCTGAGCATGAAGGAAGCGGTTGCACCAACTGAAGAACAGGGTGCGCAGCCACAGGACTCAGCAGAGTAA
- the rpsO gene encoding 30S ribosomal protein S15 — protein sequence MSLSNEAKAKIVAEFGRGENDTGSSEVQIALLTAQINHLQGHFSEHKKDHHSRRGLLRMVAQRRRLQAYLKGKDIARYTALIERLGLRR from the coding sequence ATGTCTCTAAGTAATGAAGCGAAAGCTAAGATTGTTGCTGAGTTCGGTCGCGGTGAAAATGACACTGGTTCAAGCGAAGTTCAAATCGCTCTGCTGACTGCTCAAATCAACCATCTGCAAGGCCACTTTTCAGAGCACAAAAAAGATCACCACAGCCGTCGTGGTCTGCTGCGTATGGTTGCACAACGCCGTCGCTTACAAGCTTACTTGAAAGGTAAAGATATCGCACGCTACACAGCTCTGATCGAGCGTTTAGGCCTGCGTCGCTAG
- the truB gene encoding tRNA pseudouridine(55) synthase TruB — MGRRRSGRNIDGVVLLDKPTDISSNDALQKVRRFFNANKAGHTGALDPLATGMLPVCLGEATKFSQFLLDSDKRYRVIARLGQRTDTSDSHGEIISERNVEFTQQQLDDALEFFRGDTLQVPSMYSALKHQGRPLYEYARKGITVERDARPITVYELLFIRLENNELELEIHCSKGTYIRTIIDDLGEMLGCGAHVTYLRRLQVANYPYERMVTLEQLAALRAKVDAEEGSFESLLDALLLPMDTAVVHFPAVNITEETAAYFKQGQPVRAAVQDLDEGCMVRVTCGEEQRFIGIALISEDGRLAPKRLVVENEQSA, encoded by the coding sequence ATGGGGCGTCGTCGTAGCGGCCGTAATATTGACGGCGTAGTGCTGCTGGATAAACCCACGGATATTTCTTCAAATGATGCGCTGCAAAAAGTGCGGCGCTTTTTTAATGCTAACAAAGCTGGGCACACGGGGGCACTAGACCCGCTCGCGACAGGTATGCTGCCTGTTTGCCTTGGTGAAGCAACGAAATTTTCCCAATTTTTACTCGATTCAGATAAGCGTTATCGCGTGATTGCTCGTCTTGGGCAGCGCACTGACACGTCGGATTCACACGGCGAAATTATCAGTGAGCGTAACGTAGAGTTTACACAGCAGCAACTGGATGACGCCTTAGAATTTTTCCGTGGTGATACATTACAAGTTCCTTCAATGTATTCAGCGCTGAAACATCAAGGCCGTCCATTATATGAATATGCACGTAAAGGCATTACAGTCGAGCGTGATGCACGCCCAATTACCGTCTATGAATTACTGTTTATTCGTTTAGAAAATAACGAGTTAGAGCTGGAAATTCATTGTTCGAAAGGGACCTACATTCGCACTATTATTGATGATCTAGGCGAGATGTTAGGCTGTGGTGCGCATGTCACTTATTTGCGCCGGTTACAAGTGGCTAATTACCCTTACGAGCGCATGGTGACATTAGAACAATTGGCGGCATTGAGAGCAAAAGTGGATGCAGAAGAAGGGTCATTTGAATCTTTGCTGGATGCCTTATTGCTACCGATGGATACCGCAGTTGTTCATTTTCCCGCGGTGAATATCACAGAGGAAACAGCGGCTTATTTCAAACAGGGTCAACCTGTGCGAGCTGCGGTTCAAGACCTTGATGAAGGTTGTATGGTTCGTGTCACCTGCGGAGAAGAGCAACGGTTTATCGGTATTGCCCTAATCAGCGAAGATGGCCGCCTTGCACCGAAGCGTTTGGTCGTGGAAAATGAACAATCCGCATAG
- the rbfA gene encoding 30S ribosome-binding factor RbfA, with amino-acid sequence MAKEFSRSQRVGQEMQKEIAIILQREIKDPRIGMATVSGVELSRDLAYGKVFVTFFNIANDKSEEEMVADGIKALNEAAGFIRSLIGKAMRLRIIPELTFEYDNSLVDGMRMSNLVSNVIRDDEKRRADVSDKEEK; translated from the coding sequence ATGGCAAAAGAATTCAGTCGTTCTCAGCGCGTTGGGCAAGAGATGCAAAAAGAAATTGCGATCATCTTACAGCGTGAGATTAAAGACCCACGTATTGGCATGGCGACCGTTTCAGGCGTTGAGTTATCTCGCGACCTTGCATACGGCAAAGTCTTTGTGACCTTTTTCAATATCGCTAATGATAAAAGCGAAGAAGAAATGGTCGCAGATGGTATTAAAGCTTTAAATGAAGCTGCCGGTTTTATTCGCTCGTTAATTGGGAAAGCAATGCGTTTACGTATTATTCCTGAGTTAACGTTTGAATATGACAATTCCCTTGTTGATGGTATGCGGATGTCTAATTTAGTGTCAAACGTGATCCGTGATGATGAAAAACGTCGTGCGGATGTTAGTGACAAAGAGGAAAAATAA
- the infB gene encoding translation initiation factor IF-2 yields MTETVKSLATEIQTTADRLVQQFAEAGITKGENDSVSQSEKEALLNHLNREQGGAAGQPSKLTLQRKTRSTLSVPVTGGKSKSVNVEVRKKRTYVNRDAEEAKAEEQAQREAEEQAQREAEELAQREAQAKRLAEDTAKREADELAKRDAQEKAKREAADKATREVAEREKVKPSENPQKAGKAPESNADKQRREAEAAELKRKAEEETQRKVEAEARRVAEEARKMAEENGEKWTAETKTEEDSDYHTTTSTHARAAEDESDEKEEGRRSRNRTAKAPRQKKGNKLSEKADREEERAAGRSGRTKGKQRKGSSLQQSFTKPAAAVNRDVVIGETITVGELANKMAVKGSQVIKTMMKMGAMATINQVIDQETAQLVAEEMGHKVILRRENELEESVMNDRDTGSAAQEPRAPVVTIMGHVDHGKTSLLDYIRSTKVASGEAGGITQHIGAYHVQTDKGMITFLDTPGHAAFTSMRARGAQATDIVVLVVAADDGVMPQTIEAIQHAKAAGVPIVVAVNKIDKPEADIDRVRNELSQYGVISEEWGGDTQFIGVSAKVGSGIDDLLDALLLQAEVLELKAVYTGMASGVVVESYLDKGRGPVATILVQEGTLNKGDIVLCGFEYGRIRAMRNELGKEVQSAGPSMPVEILGLSSVPSAGDEATVVRDEKKAREVALYRQGKFRDVKLARQQKSKLENMFANMEEGKVSELNIVLKTDVQGTCEAITDSLMKLSTDEVKVKIIGSGVGGITETDATLAAASNAIILGFNVRADASARRVIESESVDLRYYSVIYSLIDEIKQAMSGMLAPEYKQQIIGLAEVRDVFKSPKFGAVAGCMVTEGTIKRNNPIRVLRDNVVIYEGELESLRRFKDDVSEVRNGMECGIGVKNYNDVRVGDMIEVFEIIEVKRSIDG; encoded by the coding sequence ATGACAGAAACTGTAAAATCATTGGCAACGGAAATTCAAACCACCGCTGATCGCCTGGTACAGCAATTTGCTGAAGCAGGGATCACTAAAGGTGAGAATGACTCTGTTAGTCAGTCAGAAAAAGAAGCTTTACTGAACCACTTAAATCGCGAACAAGGCGGAGCAGCGGGTCAGCCAAGCAAATTGACACTACAGCGTAAAACTCGTAGTACGCTGAGCGTCCCCGTCACCGGTGGCAAAAGCAAATCGGTAAATGTTGAAGTCCGCAAAAAACGCACTTATGTGAACCGCGATGCTGAAGAAGCTAAAGCGGAAGAGCAGGCGCAGCGTGAAGCGGAAGAGCAGGCACAGCGCGAAGCTGAAGAACTGGCACAACGTGAAGCACAAGCTAAACGTTTAGCAGAAGATACTGCGAAACGTGAAGCGGATGAATTGGCAAAACGTGACGCCCAAGAGAAAGCAAAACGTGAAGCAGCAGATAAAGCGACGCGCGAAGTAGCGGAAAGAGAAAAAGTGAAACCAAGCGAAAATCCACAAAAAGCAGGCAAAGCACCAGAAAGCAATGCCGACAAACAACGCCGTGAAGCCGAAGCTGCGGAATTAAAACGCAAAGCGGAAGAAGAAACTCAGCGTAAAGTTGAAGCAGAAGCGCGCCGCGTTGCTGAAGAAGCCCGTAAAATGGCTGAAGAAAACGGCGAAAAATGGACTGCTGAAACGAAAACTGAAGAAGACAGCGATTATCATACAACGACTTCTACGCACGCTCGTGCCGCTGAAGATGAAAGTGATGAGAAAGAAGAAGGCCGTCGCTCACGTAACCGTACAGCAAAAGCACCTCGTCAGAAAAAAGGTAACAAACTGTCTGAAAAAGCTGACCGCGAAGAAGAGCGTGCAGCAGGTCGTTCAGGCCGTACAAAAGGTAAACAGCGTAAAGGTAGTTCTTTACAGCAAAGCTTTACTAAACCAGCCGCTGCCGTAAACCGCGATGTGGTTATCGGTGAAACCATTACTGTTGGCGAACTGGCTAACAAAATGGCGGTTAAAGGTTCTCAAGTCATCAAAACGATGATGAAGATGGGTGCAATGGCAACCATCAACCAAGTTATTGACCAAGAAACTGCACAACTAGTTGCAGAAGAAATGGGTCATAAAGTTATTCTGCGTCGTGAGAACGAGTTAGAAGAATCGGTAATGAATGACCGTGATACTGGCTCTGCGGCGCAAGAACCACGTGCACCTGTTGTTACCATTATGGGTCACGTCGACCACGGTAAAACCTCTTTACTTGACTACATTCGTTCAACGAAAGTAGCTTCAGGCGAAGCGGGTGGTATTACTCAGCACATCGGTGCTTACCACGTTCAAACTGACAAAGGTATGATTACCTTCCTAGACACCCCAGGTCACGCCGCGTTTACATCGATGCGTGCTCGTGGTGCTCAGGCAACGGATATCGTTGTTCTGGTTGTTGCAGCGGACGATGGCGTAATGCCACAAACTATCGAAGCTATCCAGCATGCGAAAGCAGCAGGTGTGCCGATTGTTGTTGCTGTGAACAAAATTGATAAACCAGAAGCGGATATTGACCGTGTTAGAAATGAACTGTCTCAGTACGGTGTTATTTCTGAAGAGTGGGGCGGTGATACGCAATTTATCGGTGTATCTGCGAAAGTGGGTTCTGGTATTGACGATTTACTTGATGCACTGTTACTGCAAGCTGAAGTTCTAGAACTGAAAGCGGTTTATACAGGCATGGCAAGCGGCGTAGTTGTTGAGTCTTACTTAGACAAAGGTCGTGGCCCAGTGGCAACTATCCTTGTTCAAGAAGGTACACTGAACAAAGGCGACATCGTACTGTGTGGATTTGAATATGGCCGTATTCGTGCAATGCGCAACGAACTCGGTAAAGAAGTTCAATCTGCCGGTCCATCAATGCCTGTTGAGATTTTAGGTCTGTCTAGTGTCCCTTCAGCGGGTGACGAAGCGACCGTTGTTCGTGACGAGAAAAAAGCCCGTGAAGTTGCCCTGTATCGTCAAGGTAAATTCCGTGATGTTAAATTAGCGCGTCAGCAGAAATCTAAACTGGAAAACATGTTCGCTAACATGGAAGAAGGTAAAGTATCTGAACTGAACATCGTACTGAAAACTGACGTTCAAGGTACCTGTGAAGCTATCACTGACTCTCTGATGAAACTGTCAACAGATGAAGTTAAAGTGAAAATCATCGGTTCTGGCGTTGGTGGTATCACCGAAACGGATGCAACACTGGCTGCGGCATCTAACGCGATTATCCTTGGCTTTAACGTCCGTGCAGATGCATCGGCTCGTCGTGTCATTGAAAGTGAAAGCGTTGATTTACGTTACTACTCGGTCATCTATAGCCTGATTGATGAAATCAAACAAGCGATGAGCGGTATGTTGGCACCTGAATACAAACAGCAAATCATTGGACTTGCAGAAGTTCGTGATGTGTTTAAATCACCGAAATTCGGTGCAGTTGCTGGTTGTATGGTTACTGAAGGTACCATCAAACGTAACAACCCAATCCGTGTCCTGCGTGATAACGTCGTTATCTACGAAGGTGAGTTAGAATCACTGCGTCGCTTTAAAGATGACGTCAGCGAAGTTCGTAACGGTATGGAATGTGGTATCGGCGTTAAGAACTATAACGACGTTCGCGTCGGCGATATGATCGAAGTCTTCGAAATCATTGAAGTTAAACGTTCTATCGACGGTTAA
- the nusA gene encoding transcription termination factor NusA yields the protein MNKEILAVVEAVSNEKSLPREKIFEALETALATATKKKYEQEIDVRVEIDRKSGDFDTFRRWLIVDEVTMPTREITLEAAQFEDPELQLGGYVEDQIESVVFDRITTQTAKQVIVQKVREAERAMVVDQFREHQGEIITAQVKKVNRENITLDLGNNAEAVILREDMLPRENFRPGDRIRGVLYDVRPEARGAQLFVTRSRPEMLVELFRIEVPEIGEEIIEIKAAARDPGSRAKIAVKTNDKRIDPVGACVGMRGARVQAVSSELGGERIDIVLWDDNPAQFVINAMAPADVASIVVDEDNCTMDVAVESSNLAQAIGRNGQNVRLAAQLLKIHRGDDKWELNVMTAEELHAKHQAEAHASIETFTKHLDIDEEFATTLVEEGFSTLEELAYVPINELLEIDGLDEDTVEVLRERAKAALITIELAQKESLGDNQPAEELLNLEGMDRTLAYNLATRGICTLEDLAEQGIDDLIDIEGLDNEKAGTLIMAARNICWFGNDA from the coding sequence ATGAATAAAGAAATTCTGGCTGTTGTAGAAGCGGTTTCTAACGAAAAATCCCTCCCTCGTGAAAAAATCTTCGAGGCTCTGGAAACTGCATTAGCGACGGCAACCAAAAAGAAATACGAGCAAGAAATTGATGTCCGTGTTGAAATCGACCGCAAATCAGGTGATTTTGATACGTTCCGTCGTTGGTTAATTGTGGATGAAGTCACAATGCCAACGCGTGAAATCACATTAGAAGCAGCACAATTTGAAGATCCAGAACTGCAATTAGGCGGTTATGTTGAAGATCAAATTGAGTCTGTTGTGTTTGACCGTATTACGACGCAAACAGCAAAACAAGTTATCGTGCAAAAAGTACGTGAAGCAGAACGTGCGATGGTTGTTGACCAATTCCGTGAGCACCAAGGTGAAATTATCACTGCTCAAGTGAAGAAAGTTAACCGTGAAAACATCACGTTAGACTTAGGTAACAATGCGGAAGCGGTTATTCTGCGTGAAGATATGTTGCCACGCGAAAACTTCCGTCCAGGTGACCGCATTCGCGGAGTCCTGTATGATGTACGTCCTGAAGCTCGTGGTGCGCAACTTTTCGTTACGCGTTCTCGCCCTGAAATGCTGGTTGAATTATTCCGCATTGAAGTGCCAGAAATTGGCGAAGAAATTATTGAAATCAAAGCTGCTGCCCGTGACCCAGGTTCCCGTGCCAAAATCGCAGTAAAAACCAACGATAAGCGTATTGACCCTGTGGGTGCTTGTGTTGGTATGCGTGGTGCGCGAGTTCAAGCCGTTTCGAGCGAATTAGGCGGCGAGAGAATTGATATTGTGTTATGGGATGATAACCCAGCTCAATTCGTTATTAATGCAATGGCTCCGGCTGATGTTGCATCTATCGTGGTCGATGAAGACAATTGCACGATGGATGTTGCCGTTGAAAGCAGTAACTTAGCTCAAGCAATCGGGCGTAACGGACAAAACGTGCGTTTAGCTGCTCAGTTGCTGAAAATACACCGTGGTGATGACAAATGGGAACTGAATGTCATGACCGCAGAAGAGCTGCATGCAAAACATCAGGCAGAAGCGCACGCTTCTATTGAAACATTCACCAAGCATCTTGATATTGATGAAGAGTTCGCCACTACACTTGTAGAAGAAGGCTTCTCGACGTTAGAAGAACTGGCTTACGTGCCTATTAATGAACTTCTGGAAATTGACGGTCTTGATGAAGATACCGTTGAAGTTCTACGTGAAAGAGCGAAAGCGGCCCTCATCACCATTGAATTGGCTCAAAAAGAGAGCCTCGGTGATAATCAGCCAGCAGAAGAATTGTTGAATCTTGAAGGTATGGATCGTACTCTGGCCTATAATTTGGCAACTCGTGGTATCTGTACACTGGAAGATCTTGCTGAGCAGGGCATCGACGACCTGATTGATATCGAAGGTCTGGATAATGAGAAAGCAGGTACGCTCATTATGGCCGCACGTAATATTTGCTGGTTCGGTAACGATGCGTAA